A section of the Bacillus pumilus genome encodes:
- a CDS encoding DNA topoisomerase III has protein sequence MSKTVVLAEKPSVGRDLARVLKCHKKGNGFLEGDQYIVTWALGHLVTLADPEGYGKEFQSWRLEDLPIIPEPLKLVVMKKTGKQFQAVKAQLARKDVKDIVIATDAGREGELVARWILEKAHVKKPLKRLWISSVTDKAIQEGFKRLKDGKEYDNLYRSAVARAEADWIVGINATRALTTKFNAQLSCGRVQTPTIAMIFKREEDIQQFQPKPFYGLTAQVDGLTLTWQDAKTKQNRTFQENVIKERLAACKGKPAVVDALKKTAKKAFAPGLYDLTELQRDAHKRYGFSAKETLSTLQRLYEQHKLVTYPRTDSRFISADIVPTLKDRLKGMNVRPYAQHVNRILQSGVKAHKGFVNDAKVSDHHAIIPTEEELYPGVLSDKERKLYDLIAKRFLAVLMNPFEYEETTVITKIGSETFTAKGKTVQAAGWKAVYDDSYEEEESAEADQHLPLLSEGQSLDVRQLKETRGETKPPARFNEATLLSAMENPAAFMQNEEKDLVKTLGETGGLGTVATRADIIEKLFNSFLIEKKGKDIFITSKGKQLLSLVPEDLKSPALTAEWEQKLSKIAKGQLKASQFMSEMKSYAKQAVSEIKQTNQTFKHDNVTGTHCPDCGKLMLKVNGKHGTMLVCQDRECGHRKNVAKKTNARCPNCHKKLELRGEGDGKIFACVCGHREKLSVFEKRKSQSNQKKASKHDVSKYMKKQKKVEEPINNALAEQLKKLKLDQ, from the coding sequence GTGTCAAAAACAGTTGTATTAGCAGAGAAACCTTCGGTCGGACGTGATCTTGCACGTGTGCTGAAGTGTCATAAAAAAGGAAATGGCTTTTTAGAAGGAGATCAATACATTGTGACATGGGCGCTTGGCCATTTGGTCACACTGGCTGATCCAGAAGGCTACGGAAAAGAATTTCAATCCTGGCGTTTAGAGGATTTACCAATCATTCCTGAACCGCTGAAACTTGTGGTGATGAAGAAGACAGGGAAACAATTTCAAGCAGTGAAAGCACAGCTTGCGAGAAAAGATGTCAAAGACATTGTCATCGCAACAGATGCTGGACGTGAAGGAGAGCTTGTCGCACGATGGATTCTTGAAAAAGCCCATGTGAAAAAGCCTTTAAAACGACTATGGATTTCATCTGTCACGGACAAAGCCATTCAAGAAGGCTTCAAACGTTTAAAAGACGGCAAAGAATATGATAACTTGTATCGCTCAGCCGTTGCGCGCGCAGAGGCAGACTGGATTGTCGGCATCAACGCAACAAGAGCGCTGACAACCAAATTCAATGCACAGCTTTCCTGTGGACGGGTGCAAACACCAACGATCGCCATGATATTCAAACGAGAAGAAGACATTCAGCAATTTCAGCCGAAGCCGTTCTATGGATTGACTGCACAAGTAGATGGACTAACGTTGACCTGGCAGGATGCCAAAACAAAGCAAAACCGGACATTCCAAGAGAATGTGATCAAAGAGCGTTTGGCAGCCTGCAAAGGCAAACCAGCAGTGGTTGATGCGTTGAAAAAAACAGCGAAAAAAGCGTTCGCGCCGGGACTGTACGATCTGACTGAATTGCAGCGTGATGCACATAAACGCTATGGCTTCTCAGCCAAAGAAACATTATCTACGCTTCAGCGATTGTATGAGCAGCATAAGCTCGTCACATATCCGCGTACAGATTCACGATTTATTTCAGCGGATATCGTTCCTACATTAAAAGATCGTTTAAAAGGAATGAACGTCAGACCGTATGCGCAGCATGTGAACCGGATTTTACAGTCAGGTGTAAAAGCGCACAAAGGCTTCGTCAATGATGCCAAAGTGTCAGATCACCATGCGATCATTCCAACCGAGGAAGAGCTATATCCAGGAGTACTAAGCGATAAAGAGCGTAAATTATATGACCTCATTGCCAAACGATTCCTTGCTGTACTCATGAATCCTTTCGAGTATGAAGAAACAACGGTCATCACCAAAATAGGCAGTGAAACATTCACAGCAAAAGGGAAAACTGTGCAAGCAGCTGGCTGGAAAGCCGTGTACGATGACTCGTATGAAGAAGAGGAATCAGCCGAGGCAGATCAACATTTGCCGCTGCTTTCAGAAGGACAGTCACTAGACGTACGACAGCTGAAAGAAACAAGAGGAGAAACGAAACCTCCTGCACGTTTTAATGAAGCGACCTTATTATCTGCTATGGAAAACCCAGCGGCATTTATGCAGAACGAGGAAAAGGACTTAGTGAAAACCCTTGGTGAAACAGGTGGTCTAGGAACAGTAGCAACAAGAGCGGATATTATTGAAAAGCTGTTCAATAGCTTCTTAATCGAGAAAAAGGGCAAAGACATTTTCATCACCTCGAAAGGAAAGCAGTTGCTCTCGTTAGTGCCTGAGGACTTAAAGTCTCCTGCTTTAACAGCAGAATGGGAGCAAAAGCTTTCTAAAATCGCCAAAGGACAATTGAAGGCTTCTCAATTCATGAGTGAAATGAAATCGTATGCCAAACAAGCCGTATCTGAAATCAAACAGACGAACCAGACCTTTAAGCATGATAATGTCACTGGTACCCATTGTCCAGACTGCGGTAAACTCATGCTGAAAGTGAATGGAAAACATGGCACAATGCTTGTCTGTCAGGACAGGGAATGCGGCCATCGTAAAAATGTGGCAAAGAAAACAAACGCACGCTGCCCAAACTGTCATAAAAAGCTCGAGCTGCGCGGAGAAGGCGATGGCAAAATCTTTGCTTGTGTATGCGGCCATAGAGAAAAGCTGTCTGTCTTCGAAAAACGCAAATCTCAATCCAATCAAAAGAAAGCCAGTAAGCACGATGTGTCTAAATATATGAAGAAACAAAAGAAAGTGGAAGAACCCATTAATAACGCACTTGCTGAACAATTAAAGAAATTAAAATTAGATCAATAG
- a CDS encoding glycosyl hydrolase family 8 has protein sequence MHTRIYRTAIFLLIVILLGGCTWRQQKESADPVSPQPVLPGEYFITHHLMTDQGLIRTSFAEEHIYLSESLGLWMDYLVRKKDQNLFDQQLGVLQDQFLLDHHLLSWQIESEQKSKANALVDDLRVVSALQKANRLWKKPAYQSTAKEIAQALKEKNMYKGILSDYYDASTNRTSHTITLSYIDPKAIKELESLHIFTKQMTSNQLAILKQAPRKKGFFPKSYDIKKKTYSFDQEINMIDQLYTAQHAHHAKVNTSEIMKWLKTSFKQDGKLYGRYKLSTLQPSVTYESPSVYALVILYALKQNEQKFAKTVYHRMKELQTQDPLKPYYGGYMNEKETHSFDNLLPLIAERELLNESVVQ, from the coding sequence ATGCATACACGCATATATCGTACAGCAATTTTTTTACTCATTGTTATTTTACTAGGCGGATGTACCTGGAGGCAGCAGAAAGAATCAGCTGATCCAGTATCACCTCAGCCCGTTTTACCTGGAGAATATTTCATCACTCACCACTTAATGACAGATCAAGGTTTGATTCGTACCTCCTTTGCAGAGGAGCATATTTACTTATCTGAATCACTTGGGCTTTGGATGGATTATCTTGTTCGAAAAAAAGACCAAAATTTATTTGATCAACAGTTAGGTGTTTTGCAAGATCAATTTTTATTAGATCATCATCTTCTCAGCTGGCAAATTGAATCTGAACAAAAAAGTAAAGCCAATGCTTTAGTTGATGATTTACGTGTAGTGTCGGCACTTCAAAAGGCAAATCGTTTGTGGAAGAAGCCAGCGTATCAATCGACAGCAAAAGAAATCGCTCAAGCGTTAAAAGAAAAAAACATGTACAAAGGCATATTGTCCGATTATTATGATGCATCAACAAATCGTACTTCACATACAATCACACTCTCTTATATAGACCCAAAAGCAATCAAAGAATTGGAATCCCTCCACATATTCACGAAACAAATGACCAGCAACCAATTAGCCATTCTAAAACAAGCACCGAGAAAAAAAGGATTTTTTCCTAAGTCCTATGACATAAAGAAAAAAACCTATTCATTCGATCAAGAAATCAATATGATCGATCAACTTTATACAGCTCAACATGCACATCATGCAAAGGTGAATACGTCTGAAATCATGAAATGGCTGAAAACGTCGTTTAAACAAGACGGAAAACTGTACGGGAGATATAAACTGAGCACTTTGCAACCCTCTGTCACATATGAATCGCCTTCGGTATATGCGCTCGTTATTTTGTATGCCCTTAAACAAAACGAACAGAAATTCGCAAAGACGGTCTATCACCGCATGAAAGAGTTACAAACCCAAGATCCTCTTAAGCCTTATTACGGAGGATACATGAACGAAAAAGAGACACACTCATTTGATAACTTATTGCCTCTAATTGCAGAAAGGGAGCTTTTAAATGAATCGGTTGTTCAGTAA